The Silvibacterium dinghuense DNA window TCTTGATCTCGATGGTGAGCGGGTTGGCTTCGAGCAGGCCATAGCGGGCACAGAGGTAGTCGCCGACAACGCCGTCGACAACAAAGGTGCCGTTGACCTCGCCGGGAGTAGTGAAGATTTCGCCGCCGGGAAGATTGCCCCACTTATCGCGGGAGATGATGCCAGAGGTCTTGAGCCAGTTGTAGCCAGGATTCAGGTCGGCGCGGATGTCGGTGCCCGCCGGAGTGGTGGCGCGGACATAGCCGGCCTTGCGGACCTTCTCGATGACCTTCTGGGAAAGCTGGTCGACACGATGGAAGTCGGCGCGCATACCCTCGCACATGATCTGCGGGGTGATGTTGACCATGTGCGCGTGGCGCATGCGGCGGCGGTTGACGACCTCGGTCATCTGCATGCGGGAGCGCAGCTCATTGCGCTGGACGCCGACGGCAAAGATGCTGACGTCAGAGGTCTCCATATCGGCGAGAACGGCCGAAGGCATGTCGACGAGCGGACGGGGGGCCAGGTCTTCGAGGACGAAGACGTTCCAACGGCAGCCGTTGGCCGCCAGCTCCTGCGCCAGCGAAGCCGCGATAGGCGCCGTGGCGCGGTCGGTGATGAGGGTGACCTTCTCGGAGGGCTCGATACGCAGACAGGTAGAAACAGCCGAATGCGCTCCGGGAAGGAACTCGGGAGAGAAAGGCGTGGTCAGCAGGGCCTGGGCCTGCGATGAAAGTTGTGTCTGCATGTGCGGGGTCGGCGGGAAAACCGCTCTTTTCAGGGTAGCGGAAACGGGCTTGCGGCGCAGCCAAAAAATCGGCGGACCCGCAGGTCCGCCGAGGTTCCTTCCGCCCGAGCCTATTTGTGGCTGGGCAGAGCCGACCAGATATCCGGATCCTCGTCGCCCAGGTCCCAGGAGCAGAAGCCCTGGAGGCCCTTCTGCTTCGCCAGGTCATAGCGGGCCTCGAAGGTGCGCTTGTCGGTGAAGAAAATCCATTCCCGTTCATCGTCGCGATAGAAATAAAGCCACGCAGACTTATCGACCGGATCCCACTGGACTGCTCCCCCATATGCTTTCGCCAGGTCGAGGGCGTCGGAACCGCTGATGTATTCGGCGGTAGGATTGGGCTTCTCTTCGGGCTTCTGCGGCGTGCCCGAGAACCAGTGATAGCCGTAGATGGCAATACCCAGCGACAGCTTCTGCGGAGGAACGACCTTGAGAGCGTAGTCGAGGTTTTCATTGGTCCAGCCCCAGCCGCCGACCGGTCCCGGCGGGGTGTAGCGGGTGTGCTGGTCGTAGGTCATCAGGCAGATGAGATCGACGTACCTGGCCAGGGCAGCGAGATCGTAGGCGCCGCGCCAATTGGCAAACATCCACTTCGCATAGCCCGTCTCTCCGGCAAGACCGGGCGCATTGGGCACGGTGGCGATGGTGAGCTGCAGGCCTGCCTTGTGCAGACGGTCGGCAGTCAGTTCGACGATCCGGGAGAGAGCATCGCGGTCGGTCCAGTTCACATTCTCAAAGTCGAACTGCCAGCCGGTATAGCCATTCTGCTTGGCGATCTCGATCAGCTGGTCGACCATCTGAGACTGCGCGTGGATATCGCCCAGGAGCTTGTGAAACGGCTCCTGCGAAGAGGCGTCATTCGCGACGATCGGCATCACCGGGGTATGAGCGGCTTTGGCCTTCTCAATGACAGCAGGATTGGGGCCGCCGGAGACCAGACCATCCGCATCGACCGAATACCAGGCAGGCACGAGAATATCGATCTGGCTGGCGTGCTCCATGAAAGAGCGCACGGATTTCGGATCACGCGTGAGATAGAACAACGCCTTGGGATTCTCAGCCTGCGCGAGGCCGCCGAACACAAGCAGGAAGGCAGCAAGACAGAACAGCTTCTTCATGAAACACCGCTCAAAGAGGATGCTTCGACGATACCACCGCCATCAGCTCCTCCTTCTCGAGATCATGCAGCTCTCCAACCCGCGCATGGCGGAACTCGATCACCACGTCATCCGGATCAGTGGCGGGAGAAAACAGCGTGCGGAACTTTGCGGCCGAAGCAAAGAAGACCGAGCCTTTGAGCTCATAGACCTTGTGCCCGTCTTCGTTAGTCCGCACTGCCACAGTTAGATGTGCTTCGCATGTTCCCACGCGAATGCCAGAGCGGCGATCAGGATGCCGAGCACCACGGCCATCTCCGCGACCAGCACCGACATGATCATCAACAGCTTTCCCGCTGTCCGGAAGAACTCAATATCTGTCTGCTTGAGCAAAGAAAAACGGCGCTCCTGAAGGGAGCGCCGTTCGCCTTCTGTATTGAGTTTAGATTACTTGGCCTTCAGACGGATGACCGCGATCGAGTACGGAGCCATCTCGTAGTCGAAGGTTTTTCCGGCCCGCTCAAAACGCGACTCCACCGGCACGATGTTCTTCGGGTCGGTGAGCGAGTTAGTCGCCGAAAGCGTGCGCGCCTTGAGTGTCGTCACGTCGGCGATCTTCTCGACGCTGGACACGCCATCCAGCTTCACCGTGACCGGCTTGGGCTCGGAGGTCGCATTGACCAGCTTCACGAAGATCTCGCCGTTCTCGCTCTTACGCGTGATCGAGGAGAAGAAACGCAACTCGTCGCCCGTTGTCTCGGTCTTCGGGATCTCGTCGCCATGGTAGCTGCCGAACATCACCTGCGCGTAGTAGCTCGGCGAGCCGTAGCTGTGCAGCGCGTCGTAGCCAATCAGATCGCTCTCCCACTGCATGCCGCCGGGGTTCACGTTCACGAAGAGCGGCGCATAGCTGGCCATCACGATGATGTCGCTGTTCCGCTCCATGCCCGTCATCCACGCCGCATCGCCCAGCGCCGCGCCGAAGTTCGGCGTCGGCGAGCCTTCGCGCGTCGCCCACTCGCCCACGAAGACCTTCGGCCCGTTGCGGTCTGTCTTGTCGTAGTGGTGGACGTCGGCGAAGAACTCCTCGGCCGACTTGTAGTAATGGTCGTCGACCACATCCGGCTTGACCGTCTTCACCGGCGTCGTGGCAATCAGCTCATACTGCGGATACTTCGCCTTGATGGCCTTGTAGAACTGCGCATAGCGCTCATCGTACGAACCCGACTTGTCGAACCAATCCTCGTTGCCGATCTCGATGTAGTGCAGCTTGAAGGGCGCGGGATGGCCGTCCTTGGCGCGCTCGGCACCCCACTTCGTCGAGGTATCGCCGGTCACGTACTCGATCTCATCGAGCGCATCCTGCACGTAAGGCTCAAGATCCTTGCCCGGATTCACGTGCTCCTGCTGCAGCGAGTAGCCCGCGTACACGGCCAGCACCGGCTGAATCTTCAGGTCTTCCGTCCACTCCAGGAACTCGAGCAGCCCCATGCCGTCTGAGGACTGATAGCCCCAGGGACCGCGATGCGTCGGCCGGTCCACCATCGGACCGATCGTCTTCTTCCAGTCGAAACGCTCCTTGATGTGGTCGCCCTCGAGGTAGTTCCCGCCCGGCATGCGCAGGAAGGTCGGCTTCATCGCCGCCATCAGCTCCATCAGGTCCGGCCGGAAGCCGTTCTCGCGGTCGTGATAGGTCGGCGGGAAGAGACTCACCAGGGTGAACCAGATCGAGCCCGGCTTCGCAATCGACAGCACCAGGTGATTCGTGCTGCTGGCGGTCTCCGCATGGGAAACCAGCTCGTAACTGTACTGCTTCCAGCCGCTTCCGTCGAGGGTCACATCGGCCGAAGCCAGCTCCACGCCCGTCTCATCGCCCACTACGGCTACATGCACCGACCCCACCGAGCCATCGGCCTTCGCGTAGAACGATCCCTTGTAGGTCGCGTGCGGACGGACGGGAATCCCCCAGTAGCCCTGGTTCTCCAGCTCAGCCGAGCCACCAGTGCCCACGCTCTCGAGCGTCAGCTTCGCGCTATGCGGCAGCGCCGCGCTCGGCCCGGTCGTCTTGTCGATGGTCAGCGTAGCCTTGGCCTGCCCCTTCGGCACCATCCGCCAATAGGGAGCGCCTTCCCAGTCGGTAAAGAAGGTGCGATTGCGCACCAGCTCGCCATACAGGCCGCCGTCATAGGAGTAATTGATCTCCTCGGTCATCAGGCCGTGCAGCATCGGGCTGGCTTTGGCCGTCGGCTGGTCGAAGTGTGCTTCTACGGTTACCGGGGGCGCAGTCTGAGCCACGGCCGTGGTAAGAAAAGCGCTCAATACTAGGGGAAGAGAACAGGCAAACCGAGCCGGCACAGATCGCATAACGCTCCAGTCGAACGAGTGGGTTTACTGCAGGCATTCACAGGTTAGGTAAACGTTATCTCCATGCTGGAAATATCGTCAACCCAAACCGCGAAAGATTCTAAGGCCTGCTTTTTATCGCTGGCAATTCCCGTTTTTTGCTCCGCTCTTCCCGCGTCTTCTGCAATTCCTCTCCAGCCGAATCCCCAGCCTCGGTTACAATGACCTTGTCTAACCACACACACCAGAAGAAGAGGACTTCTCCATGGCTTATGTAATCGCGGAACCCTGCGTCGGCACGAAGGACACGGCTTGTGTCGATGCCTGTCCGGTGGATTGTATCCACCCCAAGAAGGATGAATCCGGTCACGGCGACGTCGACCAGCTCTTCATCGATCCGGTCGAGTGCATCGATTGCGGCGCCTGCGTCCCGGTCTGCCCCGTCTCGGCCATCTACGCCTCCGACGACCTGCCGGAGAACTGGGCCAGCTACGCGCAGAAGAACGCGACCCACTACGGCCGCTAGATCGCTGTAAGGCTGTCGGCTTTCCTGGCGCAAGGCTAAGCCAACGGAGCATGCGCAGCCTGGGAAGACTTCTGTGGCTTAACCACGATGCAAGCAAGACCGGCCAATGCGGCCGGTCTTCGCATTTTCCGGCAATTCGCTTTCAGCCGTTGTCCATCCTGAATCCACCACGATACAGAGTTCGCCCATGCCCGAGCCCACGCCACCGCCCAGTCCCCGCACCCGCGTTGCCCGTCTGCCCAAGCGCGGCGACTATGACAAAGCCACCATCCATGCCATTCTCGACGAGGCATTTCTGTGCCATGTCGGCTTCGTCGTGGACAGCCAGCCTTATGTGATCCCCACCGGCTACGGCCGCGAGGGTGACACCCTCTACATCCACGGCTCAGCCGCCAGCCGCATGCTGCGTAACCTGGATAAAGGAGTGGAAGCCTGCATCACGGTCACGCTGCTCGACGGCCTGGTGCTCGCCCGCTCAGCCTTCAATCACTCGATGAACTACCGCTCTGTCGTCATGCTGGGCACCGCGACGCTGATCGAAGGCGAGGACGCGAAGAACCACGCGCTGCGCATCATCTCCGACCAGATACTGAAAGGCCGCTGGGACGAGGTGCGTCTTCCTACCTCGCAGGAACTGAAGGCCACGACCGTACTGTCGTTCCCCATCGACGAGGCCTCGGCGAAGATCCGCACCGGCCCTCCGCATGATGACGAGGAAGACTACGCGCTCGGTGTCTGGGCGGGCGTGCTGCCATTCAGGACCGTGGTCGAGACGCCTGTGCCCGATCCTGAGTTGAAAGCGGAGATTGAGGATCTTCCGGGGTCGGTAGTGCGGGTGCTGGGGCGGAAGCTCTGGGTCAGCCCTCGATGACTAGATGTTCGTCATCAGTTCCCGGCTTAAACAGACGCCAGTATTCATCATCTATTGAGTTGTTCGGCATGATCTCGAAGCAATAGTTCTGGTTGAACTGAATTTTTAGTGCCCCGGCTATTCCTAGTTCCGCGTTCACTACTGTCAGACGCTCATCGCCTCGCATAAGCTCTTCCATGAGCGCGTCGCGACGGCTCGCGCCAGGGATATCCCAATTGAAGTCAGAACGGTCCTCGCGCCCGTCTGCCGGATAGTAAAGGTCTGAGCTTCCTAGCAGTACAGAATCGCCGCCAACCAATCTCCATGCACATTGAAGATGCAGAGCAAGGTCTGGCTTTTGTCGCACCCCTCGCGATGTCTGGACCTCACGGAGCGCCCCGAAAGAGAATGTCGCCAGCTCTCCCGCACGGTTTGCTCCGATGAGCGGCAAGCCAACTAAGGCGCTTAGCTGAACGGGGTGTAGTTTCTCCGCCCGCAGGAAAGCACTTCCGCCATCACGCGCCTCCTCGCAAAAAACAATCGAGCCGGGAACGAACTCCCACTCCTCATCGTTGGAGTCGTAGTCAGCTGTTGGCAGCAGGCTGTATGCGCCATTCTTTAGGTGTACGGCTGAGGTCGGACGCGAGCACGGCGTTCCTTCATTCAAAAGGCGGACGTATACAGTGAAGCGGGAGTTAACGCTCTTGAGCATCTTCTTAAAATATCCGGGAAGGTAGATTCGTGCTTTCCCACGTCTCAGAATCGAGACATGGGGCACCCGGGCTGGCGCCGCTCCACTCAAGCCAACACCGGGCTTGAATGGACCACCCGAAATCTGCAAACGGAAAGCCCCGGCCTGAGCCGGGGCTTTCTTTGTTCCGATCCAGCCGCGATCCAAGGACCGCGACCAGCGGGAGCGCCACAATCGCTAGCGTCCGCAAGATGCGAGCGAAGCGAGCGTGTCGCCGAGCGCGAAGCTCAGAACTGGTTCCAGAGGAACTGGTTGTAGACCTCGTGGTGGAACTGGACTTCCGAGGGCTTGACGAAGGTGCCGAGCAGGCGCGGGCAACGGTCCGCCGAGGCCTGCTTCAGGTCGGCGTAGCGGGCCTTCACATCCTCGCCCAGCAGGGTCGAAGTCCAGCTGGCGCCGCGGAAGTTCTCGAGCGCGGTGTAGATGTTGTCGGGCAGGTAGCGCTCCGCCTGGCGGATGTTCTTGATCTTCGCCAGCTCGCCGTGCAGGCCGCTCTTGAAGATCGAGTACAGCACCAGGTAGGGGTTCGCGTCCGGAGCCACCGAGCGCACTTCCACGCGCGACGACTTTTCGTTGCCGATCGGAATGCGGACCATCGAACCACGATCGACAGCCGAAGCCTTGATCTGGTTCGGTGCCTCGAAGTGCGGATCGAGACGGCGGTAGGAGTTCACGCTCGGATTCAGCAGCAGGCAGATGTCATTGCCGTGCGAGAGGATGCGGTCGACGAACTTCCAGCCGAAGCTGGAGAGCTTCTCTTCGCCCTTCGGATCCCAGAACAGGTTCTTGCCGTTCTTGCTGATCGAAAGGTTGGTGTGCATGCCGCTGCCGTTGACGCCGACCACCGGCTTGGGCAGGAAGGAGGCCGTCATGCCCATCTTGGTGGCCACCTGGCGGCAGATCAGCTTGTAGAGCTGGATCTGGTCGGCCGCGGTCAGCACGTCACCGTAGCTGTAGTTGATCTCGAACTGCGAGGGCGCGACTTCCGGGTGGTCCTTCTCGTTCTCGAAGCCGAGCGCGCGCTGCACTTCAGCGGTCGTGTCGATGAAGGTGCGCAGCGGGTCACCGGGGAGCGAGTGGTAATAGCCGCCCGTGTTCACGTACTCAAACTTGCCGGTCTCGTGGAACTTCTTCTCGGCGTCGGTGCCGGCGAAGAGGAAGCCCTCGATCTCGTTGGCGGCGTTCAGGGTGTAGCCCTGCTCGTCGAAGAGTGTCTGGGCGAAGTTCTTGAGCACGCCGCGCAGATCGCCCGAGTAGGAGGCGCCGTTCTTGTCGATGACTTCGCCGAAGACCAGGGCCTTGCCCGAACCGAAGATGTCGGCCGGCGCGTAGTAGAACGAGCTCCAGTCGATGCCCAGGCGCAGGTCGCTCTCGCGCTGCGCGGTAAAGCCGCGGATCGAGGAACCATCGAAGGTCAGGTTGTCGAAGCTCTTGACCAGGAACTTCTTGTCGTAGTCCAGCGTGTGCAGCCGGCCTTCGAGGTCGCTGAAGAGAACGGTGACAGCCTTGATGCCCTTCTGGTCGGTCAGGTACTTCAGCCGCTCTTCCTGGATCACATCGGCCGGGACGCGCTTGCGGCGCTGTTCCTTGGCAGCCAGGTTCAGCTCTTCCAGTTCTTCATACGACAGCTCAAGAAAATTGCGAAGTTCGGTGGACATGCTTCTCCTTCAGATGTTTATCTGCCACTGCATTGCTCAAGGACCGCCCGCTCCCGCAGGCAGAAACCCGCGAAATGCGCGCGAAATTCCGGACGTGGCTTGTCGTATTACAGACTAAAGGGCCAGTCCGTAAAGATGCCGTCATATTAAAGAAAGTGATTCGGAGCATGCGAGATATTTATGGAGAAGCATGGAAAGCGATGAAACGGCCAGCAGTCAGTCACAAATACGGCCAGTGGAGCATGCCGCAGTAAAGCTGCCGTCGATTTCCCATGAACATGAAATGGATGCCCCTGAAAGCGGAATACAAACTGGCCGTATCGGAGACTGACTGCTTGACGCAGACCCACTCCACTACACCCTATCCCCTACGCCCTATACCCTAGCCTCATGACCCACCAGGCCGAAGCCCTCATCCTCCGCACCTGGCCGGTCCAGGAGGCGGACCTCATCGTCTCCCTGCTCACCCGCGATCAGGGGCGGATCAAGGGCATCGCCAAGTCCGGAGCCAAGAGCCGCAAACGCTTCGGCGGGGCCCTCGAACCGATGACATACGTCCTCGCCTCCTACGCCGAAAAGCCCCGCCAGGAGCTGGTTCGCCTCGACTCCTGCGAGATTCTCGCCTCGCCACTCTCCGCGCCCATCGACTACCCTCGCGCCGCGGCGCTCGCCTTCTACGCCGAGGTGCTGGAGGAGACGCTGCCCGAGCGCGATCCGCAGGATGCCGTCTTCCGCCTGGCGCTGGCCGTGCTCGAGCAGACCCGCGACGGCCACATCTGGCTGCCGGTGACGTATTTTGCGCTCTGGATTCTGCGCCTGATGGGCTGGATGCCGGAGCTCTCGCGCTGTATCGTCTGCGGCCGGGCGCTGGCGGGCCAGCCAGCCTGGTACCAGCCCCACGCCGACGGCCTGCTCTGCGTGGATCACCGCCAGCTCTCAAGCCGGGCGCTGGCCGCCCCCTCGCTCGAACTGGCCAATCGCATCTTTCACGCTCCAATTGCCGCTCTCATCAGCCATCCCTGGTCCTCCGGTCTCGCCGCCGATCTGCGCCGCTTCGCCTTCCAGTCGCTCGAGCGGCACCTCGAGCGCCGCCTGCGCACCTCCGCCGCGCTCAACAAACTCGCCTCCTGAGCCGATTGGTTTCTCAGGGTTACGAACCGCCCCGACTATGCCGGTCCACCGATCACGATAAAATCGCGGGAGACCACAGCCGCGCCAGAGCTGGCGCCGGGCGTCGCAATTTACTGACGGAATCAGTCGGAAACAGAGAGACGGAACGCATCGTGCCTTCGACCATCACATCCTCCACCGTGCATACCAAAGCGCAGCCGCTGACCTTTCAGGAGCTGCTCTTCCGCCTCCAGAGCTTCTGGGCCGAGCGCGGTTGCGTCCTCCAGCAGCCCTATGACACCGAGGTAGGTGCCGGCACCATGTCGCCCGACACCTTCCTGCGTGTGCTCGGACCGAAGCCGATCGCGATCGCCTATGCGCAGCCCTCACGCCGCCCCGCTGACGGCCGCTATGGCGAGAACCCGAACCGCCTCTACAAGCACACCCAGCTGCAGGTGATCCTGAAGCCGCCGCCGGAGGATATTCAGGAGGTCTACCTCGCTTCGCTCGAGGCGGTCGGCATCGACCTCTCCGAGCACGATATCAAGTTCGAGGAAGATAACTGGGAATCGCCCACGCTCGGCGCCTGGGGCATCGGCTGGCAGGTGATGCTCGACGGTCTCGAGGTCACGCAGTTTACGTATTTTCAGCAGTGCGGCGGCATCGATCTCGACCCCATCACCGGTGAGATCACCTATGGCCTCGAGCGCCTCGCGGCCTTCCTGCAGGATGTCGATTCGATCTACGACATCGTCTGGGCACGCGATCCGAAAACCGGCCGTGCCATCACCTACGGCGATATCCGGCTTGAAGAAGAGCTGCAG harbors:
- a CDS encoding aminopeptidase is translated as MQTQLSSQAQALLTTPFSPEFLPGAHSAVSTCLRIEPSEKVTLITDRATAPIAASLAQELAANGCRWNVFVLEDLAPRPLVDMPSAVLADMETSDVSIFAVGVQRNELRSRMQMTEVVNRRRMRHAHMVNITPQIMCEGMRADFHRVDQLSQKVIEKVRKAGYVRATTPAGTDIRADLNPGYNWLKTSGIISRDKWGNLPGGEIFTTPGEVNGTFVVDGVVGDYLCARYGLLEANPLTIEIKSNRIVSCESENRELRDDFWAYTHTDENSDRVGEFAIGTNLGVDHVIGNILQDEKFPGIHIAFGNPYGEHTGAPWTSTTHIDVVGLRFSIWVDDEQIMQDGRFLIEA
- the recO gene encoding DNA repair protein RecO, translated to MTHQAEALILRTWPVQEADLIVSLLTRDQGRIKGIAKSGAKSRKRFGGALEPMTYVLASYAEKPRQELVRLDSCEILASPLSAPIDYPRAAALAFYAEVLEETLPERDPQDAVFRLALAVLEQTRDGHIWLPVTYFALWILRLMGWMPELSRCIVCGRALAGQPAWYQPHADGLLCVDHRQLSSRALAAPSLELANRIFHAPIAALISHPWSSGLAADLRRFAFQSLERHLERRLRTSAALNKLAS
- a CDS encoding glycine--tRNA ligase subunit alpha, which gives rise to MPSTITSSTVHTKAQPLTFQELLFRLQSFWAERGCVLQQPYDTEVGAGTMSPDTFLRVLGPKPIAIAYAQPSRRPADGRYGENPNRLYKHTQLQVILKPPPEDIQEVYLASLEAVGIDLSEHDIKFEEDNWESPTLGAWGIGWQVMLDGLEVTQFTYFQQCGGIDLDPITGEITYGLERLAAFLQDVDSIYDIVWARDPKTGRAITYGDIRLEEELQLSVYNFEAAEVEKLWQHLNLYEAECQTLIASYNDSFGPKAAKQGERHEKIHDKLIHDGEPVTEEDVRVQQRRFPVLGAYDLCLKCSHLFNLLDARGAISVTERVGVIARIRTLAVGIAKAYAAQQLAASS
- a CDS encoding glycosyl hydrolase family 18 protein; the encoded protein is MKKLFCLAAFLLVFGGLAQAENPKALFYLTRDPKSVRSFMEHASQIDILVPAWYSVDADGLVSGGPNPAVIEKAKAAHTPVMPIVANDASSQEPFHKLLGDIHAQSQMVDQLIEIAKQNGYTGWQFDFENVNWTDRDALSRIVELTADRLHKAGLQLTIATVPNAPGLAGETGYAKWMFANWRGAYDLAALARYVDLICLMTYDQHTRYTPPGPVGGWGWTNENLDYALKVVPPQKLSLGIAIYGYHWFSGTPQKPEEKPNPTAEYISGSDALDLAKAYGGAVQWDPVDKSAWLYFYRDDEREWIFFTDKRTFEARYDLAKQKGLQGFCSWDLGDEDPDIWSALPSHK
- a CDS encoding pyridoxamine 5'-phosphate oxidase family protein — translated: MPEPTPPPSPRTRVARLPKRGDYDKATIHAILDEAFLCHVGFVVDSQPYVIPTGYGREGDTLYIHGSAASRMLRNLDKGVEACITVTLLDGLVLARSAFNHSMNYRSVVMLGTATLIEGEDAKNHALRIISDQILKGRWDEVRLPTSQELKATTVLSFPIDEASAKIRTGPPHDDEEDYALGVWAGVLPFRTVVETPVPDPELKAEIEDLPGSVVRVLGRKLWVSPR
- a CDS encoding glutamine synthetase family protein, whose amino-acid sequence is MSTELRNFLELSYEELEELNLAAKEQRRKRVPADVIQEERLKYLTDQKGIKAVTVLFSDLEGRLHTLDYDKKFLVKSFDNLTFDGSSIRGFTAQRESDLRLGIDWSSFYYAPADIFGSGKALVFGEVIDKNGASYSGDLRGVLKNFAQTLFDEQGYTLNAANEIEGFLFAGTDAEKKFHETGKFEYVNTGGYYHSLPGDPLRTFIDTTAEVQRALGFENEKDHPEVAPSQFEINYSYGDVLTAADQIQLYKLICRQVATKMGMTASFLPKPVVGVNGSGMHTNLSISKNGKNLFWDPKGEEKLSSFGWKFVDRILSHGNDICLLLNPSVNSYRRLDPHFEAPNQIKASAVDRGSMVRIPIGNEKSSRVEVRSVAPDANPYLVLYSIFKSGLHGELAKIKNIRQAERYLPDNIYTALENFRGASWTSTLLGEDVKARYADLKQASADRCPRLLGTFVKPSEVQFHHEVYNQFLWNQF
- a CDS encoding alpha-L-arabinofuranosidase C-terminal domain-containing protein, with amino-acid sequence MSAFLTTAVAQTAPPVTVEAHFDQPTAKASPMLHGLMTEEINYSYDGGLYGELVRNRTFFTDWEGAPYWRMVPKGQAKATLTIDKTTGPSAALPHSAKLTLESVGTGGSAELENQGYWGIPVRPHATYKGSFYAKADGSVGSVHVAVVGDETGVELASADVTLDGSGWKQYSYELVSHAETASSTNHLVLSIAKPGSIWFTLVSLFPPTYHDRENGFRPDLMELMAAMKPTFLRMPGGNYLEGDHIKERFDWKKTIGPMVDRPTHRGPWGYQSSDGMGLLEFLEWTEDLKIQPVLAVYAGYSLQQEHVNPGKDLEPYVQDALDEIEYVTGDTSTKWGAERAKDGHPAPFKLHYIEIGNEDWFDKSGSYDERYAQFYKAIKAKYPQYELIATTPVKTVKPDVVDDHYYKSAEEFFADVHHYDKTDRNGPKVFVGEWATREGSPTPNFGAALGDAAWMTGMERNSDIIVMASYAPLFVNVNPGGMQWESDLIGYDALHSYGSPSYYAQVMFGSYHGDEIPKTETTGDELRFFSSITRKSENGEIFVKLVNATSEPKPVTVKLDGVSSVEKIADVTTLKARTLSATNSLTDPKNIVPVESRFERAGKTFDYEMAPYSIAVIRLKAK
- a CDS encoding 4Fe-4S dicluster domain-containing protein; this encodes MAYVIAEPCVGTKDTACVDACPVDCIHPKKDESGHGDVDQLFIDPVECIDCGACVPVCPVSAIYASDDLPENWASYAQKNATHYGR